From Chloroflexota bacterium, the proteins below share one genomic window:
- a CDS encoding PIN domain-containing protein: protein MSDAESPQFVDTNVLVYAHDQSAGEKHRRARELLGELWANRTGCLSVQILQEFYVTITQKVARPLKPETASQIIADLGVWRVHQPGVDDILAAIQLQGRHRLAFWDAMMLTSAAALDCEIVWSEDLNPGQQYDQVVVSNPFASAA, encoded by the coding sequence ATGAGCGACGCTGAATCGCCCCAGTTCGTGGACACCAACGTGCTCGTCTACGCGCACGATCAATCGGCGGGCGAAAAGCACAGGCGGGCGAGGGAACTGCTCGGCGAGCTTTGGGCGAACCGGACCGGTTGCCTCAGTGTCCAGATTCTGCAGGAGTTCTACGTCACCATCACACAGAAGGTCGCCCGGCCTCTCAAACCGGAGACGGCCAGCCAGATCATTGCTGATCTGGGCGTTTGGCGTGTGCATCAGCCGGGAGTAGATGACATCCTGGCTGCGATCCAGCTTCAAGGCCGCCACCGACTGGCGTTCTGGGATGCGATGATGCTCACCAGTGCCGCCGCGCTGGACTGCGAGATCGTCTGGTCCGAAGACCTCAATCCCGGACAGCAATACGATCAGGTCGTCGTCTCAAACCCGTTCGCCTCGGCGGCGTGA
- a CDS encoding CopG family transcriptional regulator, which yields METQNITLALPKKTLVRIKVIAAQQQTSVSALLTKALTQLAEQEEAYGRARRRHMRQLEHAADLGTHGRLKLKREDLHERR from the coding sequence ATGGAAACACAAAATATCACATTGGCCCTGCCCAAAAAGACGCTCGTCCGCATCAAAGTGATCGCCGCCCAGCAGCAGACATCGGTGTCAGCGCTGCTAACGAAAGCGCTCACCCAACTGGCTGAGCAGGAGGAAGCGTACGGTCGCGCTCGGCGGCGGCACATGCGGCAACTAGAACACGCCGCCGATCTGGGCACGCATGGGCGGCTCAAGCTCAAGCGCGAGGATCTGCATGAGCGACGCTGA
- the sat gene encoding sulfate adenylyltransferase, whose product MGTPTGIAPHGGVLVDRVLTDAALDAARARVAGLTPVKLTPVAESDLEMIAIGALSPLTGFMGKADYERVVSEMRLANGLVWSMPITLPVDAATADGLKIGQEVALVSGSGQTMGLLTISEKYSYDKAREAQNVYRTTETAHPGVARLMAQGDVLLAGDVWLTERSANRPFPEFQNEPAQLRAKFRERGWKRVVGFQTRNPIHRSHEYIQKTALEIMDGLLLHPLVGETRSEDIPADVRMESYQVLLKGYYPAERVVLSVFPAAMRYAGPREAIFHAICRKNYGCTHFIVGRDHAGVGNYYGTYDAQRIFDEFKPEELGITPLFFEHTFYCKVCAAVVSAKTCPHPASDHLVVSGTQVRQMLRAGQLLPPEFTRPEVSQVLMKGMRADGNA is encoded by the coding sequence ATGGGTACACCAACTGGAATCGCGCCGCACGGCGGCGTGCTGGTCGACCGGGTCCTGACCGACGCGGCGCTCGATGCGGCGCGCGCCAGAGTCGCCGGGCTTACGCCGGTCAAACTGACGCCGGTCGCCGAGTCTGACCTCGAAATGATTGCGATCGGCGCGCTGTCGCCGCTGACCGGTTTCATGGGCAAGGCCGACTATGAGCGCGTCGTGTCCGAGATGCGGCTCGCCAACGGCCTGGTCTGGTCGATGCCGATCACGCTGCCGGTCGATGCGGCTACCGCCGACGGGCTAAAGATCGGGCAGGAGGTCGCACTGGTCAGCGGTTCGGGCCAGACGATGGGCCTGCTCACGATTAGTGAGAAGTATAGCTACGACAAGGCGCGCGAGGCGCAGAACGTCTACCGCACCACCGAAACGGCGCACCCTGGCGTCGCGCGTCTGATGGCGCAAGGCGATGTGCTGTTGGCTGGCGATGTCTGGCTGACTGAGCGCTCCGCGAATCGCCCGTTCCCGGAGTTCCAGAACGAACCGGCGCAGTTGCGCGCAAAGTTTCGCGAGCGCGGCTGGAAGCGCGTGGTCGGTTTCCAGACCCGCAACCCGATCCACCGCTCGCACGAGTACATCCAGAAGACGGCGCTGGAGATCATGGACGGCCTGCTGCTGCACCCGCTGGTGGGGGAGACGCGCAGCGAGGACATCCCGGCTGACGTGCGCATGGAGTCGTACCAGGTGTTGCTGAAGGGTTACTACCCGGCCGAGCGCGTGGTGCTGAGCGTCTTCCCGGCCGCGATGCGATACGCCGGCCCGCGCGAGGCGATCTTCCACGCCATCTGCCGCAAGAACTACGGCTGCACGCACTTCATCGTCGGGCGCGACCATGCCGGCGTCGGCAACTACTACGGCACCTACGACGCCCAGCGCATCTTCGACGAATTCAAGCCGGAAGAGCTCGGCATCACGCCGCTCTTCTTTGAGCATACCTTCTACTGCAAAGTCTGCGCGGCGGTCGTGTCCGCTAAGACCTGTCCGCACCCCGCGAGCGACCATCTGGTCGTCAGTGGGACGCAGGTGCGCCAGATGTTGCGCGCCGGGCAGTTGCTGCCGCCGGAGTTCACGCGGCCGGAGGTATCGCAGGTGCTCATGAAAGGGATGCGCGCCGATGGGAACGCCTAA
- a CDS encoding alkaline phosphatase family protein, which yields MGTPKVLIIGLDCAEPSLVFDQWRSELPNLASLAGGGHWGELESCMPAITVPAWMTMMTSRQPGELGIYGFRNRADYSYDKMAMVTSRTVVHDTVWDILSRQGKQCVVIGVPPTYPLKPVNGAMISCFLTPSAKSQFTYPDELRGEVEALVGEYMVDVSNFRTDDKDWLLAQIYQMTEKRFKVGNAWIRSKPWDFFMLMEIGVDRIHHAFWKYMDPLHPKHVPGNKYINAIRDYYKFVDAQIGEMLKAIDGDTSVFIVSDHGAKRMDGGIVFNEWLRREGYLVLKEEPQGIIPFGKAQVDWSKTKAWGEGGYYGRLFMNVEGREPQGIVPAAQYEATRDELIAKLSTIADDKGRNIGTQAYKPEAVYRSIRNVPPDLIVYFGDLYWRSIGSLGYNSIHTFDNDSGPDDANHAQYGMFILREPNGSGRPRAKGARIYDIAPTVLNIMGVPVPAEMTGRDIRLAASR from the coding sequence ATGGGAACGCCTAAAGTCCTGATTATCGGCCTGGACTGCGCCGAGCCGTCGCTGGTCTTCGACCAGTGGCGTTCCGAACTGCCGAACCTGGCGTCGCTGGCGGGCGGCGGTCACTGGGGCGAGCTGGAGTCGTGCATGCCGGCAATCACCGTGCCGGCCTGGATGACGATGATGACGTCGCGCCAGCCGGGCGAGCTCGGTATCTACGGCTTCCGCAACCGCGCCGACTATTCGTACGACAAGATGGCGATGGTCACGTCGCGCACGGTCGTACATGACACGGTCTGGGACATCCTCTCGCGGCAGGGCAAGCAGTGCGTCGTGATCGGCGTGCCGCCGACCTACCCGCTGAAGCCGGTCAACGGCGCGATGATCTCGTGCTTCCTGACGCCGTCGGCCAAATCGCAATTCACCTACCCGGACGAGTTGCGCGGCGAGGTCGAGGCGCTGGTCGGCGAGTACATGGTCGACGTTTCGAACTTCCGCACCGACGACAAGGACTGGCTGCTGGCGCAGATCTACCAGATGACCGAGAAGCGCTTCAAGGTCGGCAACGCGTGGATCCGCAGCAAACCGTGGGACTTCTTCATGCTGATGGAGATTGGCGTCGACCGCATCCATCACGCGTTCTGGAAGTACATGGATCCGCTGCACCCCAAGCACGTGCCGGGCAACAAGTACATCAACGCCATCCGCGACTACTACAAGTTCGTGGACGCGCAGATCGGCGAGATGCTGAAGGCGATTGACGGCGACACCAGCGTGTTTATCGTGTCGGACCACGGCGCAAAGCGCATGGACGGCGGCATCGTCTTCAACGAGTGGCTGCGGCGTGAAGGCTACCTGGTGCTGAAGGAAGAGCCGCAGGGCATCATCCCGTTCGGCAAGGCGCAGGTCGACTGGTCGAAGACGAAGGCATGGGGTGAGGGCGGCTACTACGGGCGGCTGTTCATGAACGTCGAGGGCCGAGAGCCGCAGGGCATTGTTCCGGCAGCGCAGTACGAGGCGACTCGCGACGAGTTGATCGCGAAGCTGTCCACCATCGCTGACGACAAGGGCCGCAACATCGGCACCCAGGCGTACAAGCCGGAAGCGGTCTATCGCTCGATCCGTAACGTGCCGCCCGACCTGATCGTCTACTTCGGCGACCTATACTGGCGCTCGATCGGCAGCCTGGGCTACAATAGCATTCACACGTTCGACAACGATTCGGGGCCGGACGACGCCAACCACGCGCAGTACGGCATGTTCATCCTGCGTGAGCCGAACGGCAGCGGCCGGCCGCGCGCGAAGGGCGCGCGCATCTACGACATCGCGCCGACCGTGCTGAACATCATGGGTGTGCCCGTGCCCGCCGAGATGACCGGGCGCGACATACGACTAGCAGCTAGTCGCTAG
- the cysC gene encoding adenylyl-sulfate kinase, with product MEHKGFTIWFTGLSGAGKSTLSEMLAANLRGQGYKVEVLDGDVVRTHLSKGLGFSKEDRDTHIRRVGWLCQLLARNGVIAIAAAISPYREIRDEVRSMHNGNFVEVYVECPINVLAERDVKGLYKKALAGEIKNFTGVSDPYEAPLQPEVIVRSDRDSKEQSAAQIMDALRRRALVA from the coding sequence TTGGAACACAAAGGTTTTACGATCTGGTTTACCGGTCTGTCGGGCGCGGGCAAGTCCACGCTGTCCGAGATGCTGGCGGCCAACCTGCGCGGCCAGGGGTACAAGGTTGAGGTGCTCGATGGCGACGTGGTGCGTACGCACCTGAGCAAGGGGCTTGGCTTCAGCAAGGAAGACCGCGATACGCACATCCGTCGCGTCGGCTGGTTGTGTCAACTGCTGGCGCGCAACGGTGTGATCGCCATCGCGGCGGCGATCTCGCCGTACCGCGAGATTCGCGACGAAGTGCGCTCAATGCACAACGGCAACTTTGTCGAAGTGTATGTCGAGTGCCCGATCAATGTGCTGGCCGAGCGCGACGTGAAGGGATTGTACAAGAAGGCGCTGGCGGGCGAGATCAAAAATTTCACCGGCGTGTCCGATCCGTACGAAGCGCCGCTGCAGCCCGAGGTCATCGTGCGCAGCGACCGCGACTCGAAGGAACAGAGCGCGGCGCAGATCATGGACGCATTGCGGCGGCGCGCCCTCGTCGCCTGA
- a CDS encoding LysM peptidoglycan-binding domain-containing protein codes for MRVELEQICPLLGTRADRATRFAYPTPEHQCYAHTRVSPLTQDEQQAFCLGAYTTCRFYLAHQSRKQATQAASESLERVSTPTAPWRPSPYLIATGALLAVIVCGALLLASGLPQMAAEAMIPTSTPTITRTPTRTPIPPTLTPTATPVPPTVTPTPTATIPPTPTPIIYVVQSGDTLGAIAAKYGVSTQAIMDANGITDARLIRVGTRLVIPPPPRPAGPAATPTRA; via the coding sequence ATGAGAGTGGAACTCGAACAGATCTGTCCGCTGCTCGGCACGCGCGCCGACCGGGCTACGCGCTTTGCGTACCCGACGCCGGAGCACCAGTGCTACGCGCATACGCGCGTCTCGCCGCTGACGCAAGACGAGCAGCAGGCGTTCTGCCTGGGCGCGTATACAACGTGCCGCTTCTACCTGGCGCATCAGAGCCGCAAGCAGGCGACGCAGGCGGCCAGCGAGTCGCTCGAGCGCGTGTCGACGCCGACCGCGCCCTGGCGGCCAAGCCCGTACCTGATCGCGACTGGCGCGCTTCTGGCGGTCATTGTCTGCGGGGCGCTGCTGCTGGCGAGCGGCCTGCCGCAGATGGCGGCCGAGGCGATGATCCCGACCAGCACGCCGACGATCACGCGCACGCCGACCCGCACGCCAATCCCGCCGACGCTCACCCCGACAGCCACGCCCGTGCCGCCGACAGTGACGCCGACGCCGACCGCGACAATTCCGCCGACCCCGACGCCGATTATCTACGTTGTGCAGTCCGGCGATACGCTGGGCGCCATCGCCGCCAAGTACGGCGTTTCGACGCAGGCGATCATGGATGCCAACGGCATCACCGACGCGCGGCTGATTCGCGTCGGCACACGGCTGGTCATCCCGCCCCCGCCGCGCCCGGCCGGGCCGGCGGCCACGCCGACCCGCGCCTGA
- a CDS encoding flippase-like domain-containing protein, protein MFTPAASARPLPVLRHAVWSLLALLIFIPLALWGVSLEQAARLLSRADAWPVALAVVLFALTTLARAWRWRAFFADSPILADSFAAIAIGQVANFMLPARLGDLARVAVLRRRAGQPAARIAGTLVAEKIVDLAMLALAAIACAPFVPLPGWLVDPGLRGATILVAAAVILGVAYARRGWLRNIALRVVARFAPSRAAEVGRQIDLAAGGFDPFARRVLLTTILPWSFIILLLMIATNYVLFLSLPWRSPSAPATLLPATLLLVVLQIGVALPSTPGRLGVFQVLVSLTLALFNAGSDLAFSYGMLLYLVIALSQVVLAAPFLWQEAAGWRAARRKAGPA, encoded by the coding sequence ATGTTCACGCCAGCGGCAAGCGCCCGTCCTCTGCCGGTCCTGCGGCACGCCGTCTGGTCGCTGCTCGCGCTGCTGATCTTCATCCCTCTGGCGCTGTGGGGCGTCTCGCTCGAACAGGCGGCCCGGCTGCTCTCCCGCGCCGATGCGTGGCCAGTCGCGCTGGCAGTCGTGCTGTTCGCGCTGACCACTCTCGCGCGTGCCTGGCGCTGGCGGGCGTTCTTCGCGGACTCACCAATTCTTGCAGACTCCTTTGCCGCGATCGCCATCGGGCAGGTCGCTAACTTCATGCTGCCGGCACGGCTCGGCGACCTGGCGCGCGTGGCCGTCCTGCGGCGGCGCGCCGGCCAACCGGCCGCGCGCATTGCGGGCACGCTCGTCGCCGAGAAGATCGTTGACCTGGCAATGCTGGCGCTGGCGGCCATAGCCTGTGCCCCGTTCGTGCCGCTGCCAGGTTGGCTGGTTGATCCGGGCTTGCGCGGCGCGACGATCCTGGTGGCTGCCGCAGTTATCCTGGGCGTGGCATACGCCCGGCGCGGTTGGCTGCGCAATATCGCGCTGCGGGTTGTCGCGCGGTTCGCGCCGTCGCGCGCAGCCGAGGTTGGGCGGCAGATCGATCTGGCCGCCGGCGGTTTCGACCCGTTCGCGCGGCGCGTTCTGCTGACGACGATTCTGCCCTGGTCATTCATCATCCTTCTGCTAATGATTGCCACCAACTACGTGCTCTTCCTGTCCCTGCCGTGGCGCTCGCCATCGGCACCCGCGACGTTGCTGCCCGCTACGCTTCTGCTCGTCGTCCTGCAGATCGGCGTGGCGCTGCCGAGCACGCCGGGGCGGCTGGGGGTCTTTCAGGTGCTCGTCAGCCTGACGCTAGCGCTGTTCAACGCTGGCAGCGATCTGGCATTCAGCTATGGCATGCTGCTGTACCTGGTCATTGCGCTGTCGCAGGTGGTGCTGGCCGCGCCGTTCCTGTGGCAGGAGGCGGCCGGCTGGCGCGCCGCGCGCCGCAAAGCGGGCCCCGCATGA
- a CDS encoding glycosyltransferase — MISVIIPAHNAEATIADCLRCLQSQTRGAPDELLVVDDDSSDQTAARAEALGARVIRLPRVGPAAARNAGMAAARGDFILFTDADCSPAPDWIAQLLTPLHSSATAGVKGAYATRQRQWVPRMVQLEFEERYDRLQAAPHIDFFDTHSLALRKSAQQTLGAFDTALANNEDVDMAYRFVAGGFHIAFNRRAVVYHRHPADWLTYIRVKFWRGYGRMQVYRRYPGRMIEDSYTPNNLKLQIVLLGAAAVAAALSLSGLFSSWVAAFLIVACLLAGWPLYRVAWRHDRALLPLLPLFVFARALAIGLGAAFGILTLIGVMPLLSERGRGRT; from the coding sequence ATGATCTCTGTCATTATTCCCGCGCACAATGCCGAGGCAACGATTGCCGACTGCCTGCGATGCTTGCAGTCACAGACGCGCGGCGCGCCAGACGAACTGCTCGTGGTGGATGACGATTCATCCGATCAGACGGCGGCGCGCGCGGAGGCGCTGGGCGCACGGGTAATCCGGCTGCCGCGCGTCGGTCCGGCTGCGGCGCGCAATGCGGGCATGGCCGCGGCGCGCGGCGACTTTATTCTGTTCACGGATGCCGATTGCAGCCCCGCGCCAGACTGGATCGCCCAACTACTCACGCCGTTGCATTCTTCCGCGACAGCCGGCGTGAAGGGGGCGTATGCCACCCGCCAGCGCCAATGGGTTCCGCGCATGGTGCAGTTGGAGTTTGAGGAACGCTACGACCGATTGCAAGCTGCGCCGCACATCGATTTCTTTGATACCCACTCGTTGGCCCTGCGCAAAAGCGCACAGCAGACGCTTGGCGCGTTTGATACGGCGCTGGCCAACAACGAAGACGTGGATATGGCGTACCGCTTCGTTGCCGGCGGCTTTCACATCGCGTTCAACCGTCGCGCGGTCGTGTACCATCGACATCCGGCCGACTGGCTGACCTACATTCGCGTGAAATTCTGGCGCGGTTACGGGCGCATGCAGGTCTATCGCCGCTATCCCGGCCGGATGATCGAAGACTCCTATACACCCAATAACCTCAAATTGCAGATTGTTCTGCTGGGGGCCGCGGCCGTCGCCGCTGCGCTGTCGCTGTCCGGGCTATTCAGCAGTTGGGTCGCCGCATTCCTGATCGTTGCGTGCCTGTTGGCAGGCTGGCCGCTGTACCGGGTCGCGTGGCGGCACGACCGGGCGCTGCTGCCGCTGTTGCCCCTGTTCGTCTTCGCGCGCGCGCTCGCGATTGGCCTGGGTGCGGCCTTTGGCATCCTGACATTGATTGGCGTCATGCCGCTCCTGAGCGAGCGGGGACGCGGTCGCACCTGA
- a CDS encoding DUF2723 domain-containing protein, whose protein sequence is MVTQSRSVGRISLLIAAVLFGASLAVYALTMAPGLTWRHDGADGGDLARAAMLGSVPHPTGYPTYLLLARLFLQWPAGDAAYRLNLLSAVCTAAAVALFGLWQARAPASPARYAGAGAGALALAFAPLVWSQALIAEVHGLQLLLAVVAMAAIDRCGRSLRPRHAFAAGLAFGAGLGNHVTLVFLAPVVLAALWRCRTARAVAPPVVLGLALGLSVYLVLPLSAVFGAASPWGNVDTLDAFVAYLTGDIYHSVLFGVPAVDGLNRWLSLPSLVLAEFAPWGVLAAAVGASAIWRRSRLELVSLAACVLASALFSAGYNTSDAYRYLMVAWLVLAIWLAEGVSVLGATIAERGGTRAFAFAVTVWAAFSALWIAGRWPEMDISSDTAAESETAQVLAALPPRALLVTNTDRQTFALWYHIDSRGQRPDAVVIDRTLLAYAPYRAYLSRRWGVSADAGSDLRDWVAALGVRPVMVLDPAGILRAPDALDAPAP, encoded by the coding sequence ATGGTTACGCAGTCGCGCAGTGTGGGGCGCATTTCGTTGCTCATCGCCGCCGTGCTGTTTGGCGCATCGCTCGCCGTTTATGCGTTGACGATGGCGCCCGGCCTGACCTGGCGGCACGATGGCGCAGACGGCGGCGACCTGGCGCGCGCCGCGATGCTGGGCAGCGTGCCGCATCCGACCGGCTACCCAACGTACCTGCTGCTGGCGCGGCTGTTCCTGCAGTGGCCCGCCGGCGACGCGGCGTATCGCCTCAACTTGCTGTCCGCGGTGTGTACGGCGGCGGCGGTGGCGTTGTTCGGCTTGTGGCAGGCGCGCGCGCCTGCGTCACCGGCGCGGTACGCGGGCGCGGGCGCCGGTGCGTTGGCGTTGGCCTTCGCGCCGCTCGTCTGGTCGCAGGCGCTGATCGCGGAAGTGCACGGCCTGCAGTTGTTGCTGGCGGTGGTCGCTATGGCGGCGATCGATCGCTGCGGGCGGTCGCTGCGCCCCCGGCATGCCTTTGCCGCCGGGCTGGCGTTCGGCGCCGGACTGGGCAACCATGTGACGCTGGTCTTTCTTGCGCCGGTCGTGCTCGCGGCGCTCTGGCGCTGCCGCACCGCGCGGGCCGTCGCGCCGCCTGTGGTGCTGGGGCTGGCGCTTGGTCTGAGCGTCTATCTGGTTCTACCGCTATCCGCCGTATTCGGTGCCGCGTCGCCGTGGGGCAACGTGGATACGCTCGATGCGTTTGTAGCCTACCTGACCGGCGACATCTATCACAGCGTTCTGTTTGGAGTGCCCGCCGTCGATGGTCTGAACCGCTGGCTCTCGCTGCCGTCGCTGGTCCTCGCGGAGTTTGCGCCGTGGGGCGTATTGGCGGCAGCGGTCGGCGCGTCGGCCATCTGGCGCCGCTCTCGCCTGGAACTCGTATCGCTGGCGGCCTGCGTGCTAGCGAGCGCGCTCTTCAGCGCCGGGTACAACACGAGCGACGCATATCGCTACCTGATGGTTGCCTGGCTCGTCCTGGCGATCTGGCTGGCCGAAGGGGTTAGTGTTCTTGGCGCGACGATCGCCGAACGAGGCGGCACGCGTGCGTTCGCCTTCGCCGTGACGGTCTGGGCGGCGTTTTCAGCGTTATGGATCGCTGGTCGCTGGCCGGAGATGGACATTTCAAGCGACACGGCCGCGGAGAGCGAAACGGCACAGGTGCTGGCGGCGCTGCCTCCGCGCGCACTGCTGGTCACCAACACCGACCGCCAGACATTTGCGCTGTGGTATCATATAGACTCACGCGGGCAGCGGCCGGACGCGGTCGTGATCGATCGCACTCTGCTGGCCTATGCCCCATATCGGGCCTATCTGTCGCGACGCTGGGGCGTCTCGGCGGACGCCGGTTCGGATCTGCGCGACTGGGTCGCTGCACTGGGTGTGCGGCCCGTCATGGTTCTGGACCCGGCCGGCATATTGCGCGCACCCGACGCGCTCGATGCACCGGCGCCTTGA